A genomic segment from Tachypleus tridentatus isolate NWPU-2018 unplaced genomic scaffold, ASM421037v1 Hic_cluster_2, whole genome shotgun sequence encodes:
- the LOC143243238 gene encoding uncharacterized protein LOC143243238, giving the protein MPAHIKLKPENIVLGAPQVIPCVPDGIGIKRYTFDVIQYYWFGPYGGISTDDNKIRVNKATGDLMIYKFDFSDTGVYKCVIEYTRNWEIKAQKPIFITHFLEACVQPSENYQCPEGLTLRHNLCYPSQPGTEEETYVPSPRKAPSMSEHTIPLVTAAVGIPLLLIFLSVIIWKCNCCRCKSVKSANTEDHTNKDDRKKIKYSLVPQKDEDQSVNTNEKRKCKSVKEKRAKNVQNFHLPEKETKANVFTNRKDIQNSNDSSEITNIITSLEGSHAKYFITTQPHKYKPIISYISETPLTERKKVPSPCRRHNKFTKYKSMRPLYFKELRDLFNERKSSESEGSED; this is encoded by the exons ATGCCTGCACACATCAAACTTAAGCCTGAAAATATTGTACTTGGCGCCCCACAGGTGATTCCGTGTGTCCCTGACGGCATTGGAATCAAAAGATATACCTTTGATGTTATCCAGTATTATTGGTTTGGCCCCTACGGTGGAATATcaacagacgataataaaattcGGGTAAACAAAGCCACGGGAGATTTgatgatttataaatttgatttttctgatacCGGTGTGTATAAGTGCGTTATTGAATACACAAGAAACTGGGAGATAAAAGCACAAAAACCAATTTTCATCACTCATTTCTTGGAAG catgcGTACAACCAAGTGAAAACTACCAATGTCCTGAAGGACTCACACTGAGACATAACCTGTGTT ATCCAAGTCAACCAGGAACGGAGGAAGAAACATACGTTCCTTCTCCAAGGAAAG caccatccatgtCAGAACATACGATTCCATTGGTAACTGCTGCAGTAGGAAtaccacttttgttaatttttctaag tgtcattatttggaagtgCAATTGTTGTAGATGTAAAAGTGTAAAATCAGCTAACACAGAAgaccatacaaataaagatgatagaaaaaaaattaaatattcacttgtaccaCAAAAAGATGAAGATCAGTCTGTTAATACAAAcgagaagagaaaatgtaaaagtgtaaaagagaagAGGGCCAAAAACGTTCAGAATTTTCATCTTCCTGaa aaagaaacaaaggcgAATGTTTTCACCAATAGGAAGGACATCCAAAATAGCAATGACTcaagtgaaataacaaacattatcacaagtcttgaaggatcacatgccaaatattttataacaacacaGCCTCATAAATATAAGCCAATTATCtcatatatatcagaaactccgttaactgaaaggaagaaggtACCTTCACCTTGTAGACGTCACAACAAATTTACGAAATACAAATCAATGAGACCTCTTTACTTCAAAGAACTGCGAGATTTGTTTAACGAAAGGAAATCATCAGAGTCAGAGGGTTCTGAGGACTAG